In Streptomyces qaidamensis, one DNA window encodes the following:
- a CDS encoding ABC transporter ATP-binding protein encodes MTESVGIHVEGVHFGYPGRPVLRGVDMTVRPGELTALIGLNGCGKSTLLRLAAGLLRPDAGRVLLGADDLARLSRRATARRVALLHQSAPAVPGMTVRHLVRQGRYAARGPLGMLREGDDPVVERALRDVGVEQWADRDVDALSGGERQRVRLAMALAQDTRVLLLDEPTTYLDLHHQLDVLQTVVRLREERGLTVVMVLHDLAHAARFAERIVALREGRVVADGTPKQVVTPGLLAEVLKVAGRVGEDPEGGWPVCYPDHPIAALEYENQIH; translated from the coding sequence ATGACCGAGTCCGTGGGGATCCACGTCGAGGGGGTCCACTTCGGCTATCCCGGGCGACCCGTACTGAGGGGCGTCGACATGACCGTCCGGCCGGGCGAACTGACCGCCCTCATCGGCCTGAACGGTTGCGGCAAGTCGACCCTGCTGCGGCTGGCCGCAGGGCTGCTGCGGCCGGACGCGGGGCGTGTACTGCTCGGTGCCGACGATCTCGCCCGGCTTTCGAGGCGCGCCACGGCACGCAGGGTGGCGCTGCTGCACCAGTCCGCCCCGGCCGTACCGGGTATGACGGTGCGACACCTCGTACGTCAGGGGCGGTACGCGGCACGCGGACCGCTCGGCATGCTGCGTGAGGGCGACGACCCCGTCGTGGAGCGGGCTCTGCGCGATGTCGGGGTGGAGCAGTGGGCCGATCGTGACGTCGACGCGCTGTCGGGGGGTGAGCGGCAGCGGGTGCGGCTCGCGATGGCCCTCGCCCAGGACACCCGGGTCCTGCTGCTCGACGAGCCGACCACCTATCTGGACCTGCACCACCAACTCGACGTGCTGCAGACCGTGGTGCGCCTGCGTGAGGAGCGCGGGCTCACCGTGGTGATGGTGCTGCACGACCTGGCCCACGCGGCCCGGTTCGCCGAGCGGATCGTCGCCCTGCGGGAGGGCCGTGTGGTGGCCGACGGGACGCCGAAGCAGGTCGTCACACCGGGGTTGCTGGCGGAGGTCCTCAAGGTGGCCGGCCGGGTCGGTGAGGATCCGGAAGGGGGTTGGCCGGTGTGTTACCCAGATCACCCCATCGCAGCTCTTGAATATGAAAATCAGATTCATTAG
- a CDS encoding FecCD family ABC transporter permease, whose amino-acid sequence MCAGVELVAGRGMSPGVVWDVVNGGGDATARHIFFQLRLPRLLVSLGAGACLAVAGLVLQSALRNPLAGPEVTGVTPGAVLGAVTATALGLAGWDSPLAVVLAACTGGCAGAALLWLLAGRGRGDPAQTAVHGVLVSAVLGGLTAMVLLVEPGELGSVVQWLVGTTEGRVWQHWHLLWPWALVWGAGAWLLAGPLTLLRCGDDIALTAGLSVRPARTLALLCAVALTAGAVAAVGALGFVGLLVPHLAVAVFGADLRVSLPGAALVGAVVVCGADAAAQLSSRLPAPPGLDSGRFTLPVGALTACLGAALLLVVVRRTPSRTF is encoded by the coding sequence ATGTGCGCCGGTGTGGAACTGGTGGCCGGGCGCGGCATGTCCCCGGGCGTGGTCTGGGACGTCGTGAACGGCGGCGGTGACGCGACGGCACGCCACATCTTCTTCCAACTGCGCCTGCCCAGGCTGCTGGTGTCCCTCGGGGCCGGCGCGTGCCTGGCCGTGGCGGGGCTGGTCCTCCAGTCGGCGTTGCGCAACCCGCTCGCCGGGCCGGAGGTGACGGGCGTGACGCCGGGCGCGGTCCTCGGGGCCGTCACCGCGACTGCTCTGGGGCTCGCCGGATGGGACTCGCCGCTGGCCGTCGTCCTCGCGGCTTGTACGGGCGGGTGTGCCGGAGCGGCGCTGCTGTGGCTGCTCGCCGGCCGCGGCCGTGGCGACCCGGCACAGACCGCCGTGCACGGGGTGCTGGTGTCTGCGGTGCTCGGCGGCCTCACCGCCATGGTGCTCCTGGTGGAGCCGGGTGAACTCGGCAGCGTCGTCCAGTGGTTGGTGGGCACCACCGAGGGCCGGGTGTGGCAGCACTGGCACCTGCTGTGGCCCTGGGCGCTCGTCTGGGGCGCTGGGGCCTGGCTGCTGGCCGGACCGCTGACCCTGCTGCGCTGCGGGGACGACATCGCCCTCACGGCCGGCCTGTCCGTCCGTCCGGCGCGGACCCTGGCCCTGCTGTGCGCGGTGGCGCTGACGGCGGGCGCGGTGGCCGCCGTCGGGGCGCTGGGCTTCGTGGGGCTGCTCGTTCCGCATCTGGCCGTGGCCGTCTTCGGCGCGGACCTGCGGGTGAGCCTTCCCGGCGCTGCCCTGGTGGGCGCGGTCGTGGTGTGCGGGGCGGATGCCGCCGCGCAGTTGTCCTCACGTCTGCCGGCGCCGCCCGGGCTGGACTCCGGCCGGTTCACGCTGCCGGTCGGGGCGCTCACCGCCTGCCTCGGCGCCGCGCTGTTGCTGGTCGTCGTGCGCCGCACGCCGAGCCGTACGTTCTGA
- a CDS encoding FecCD family ABC transporter permease, which produces MAASSVCALSLGTPYVPPHRLAGAVLDGDSTLAGIVVTELRVPRLVLALVAGACLGAAGLVLQEALRNPLAVPEMLGVSSGAALGVAAPLVLTLSLPAAVQPLLAIGGAALGGGLTLLAAGLGRSPSAVLLTGAAVAAALQAALLVLMVMADQLDLQLIYRYLLGSLSARTWDDIAGLWPWLLVAVPALVLCAPVLSVMRLGDEDAEALGVRAQRARLAALAIAVVLIAPVTAVCGPVAWVGFLAPHLARWFNPAAGAVRWLPWSAAWGAAVVTVADVPARLALAPVETPAGAWTALLGVPAGVALMRSGGRGRAARSASAVGKALRGPRTAVSGAADEVPRAGALDEARREEAGAGGTRPSPSRPTGREDAR; this is translated from the coding sequence CTGGCGGCCTCCTCGGTCTGCGCCCTGAGCCTCGGCACCCCGTACGTCCCACCGCACCGGCTGGCCGGTGCGGTACTGGACGGGGACAGCACCCTCGCCGGGATCGTCGTCACCGAACTCCGCGTGCCCCGCCTGGTGCTGGCGCTCGTCGCCGGTGCCTGTCTCGGGGCGGCCGGACTGGTGCTGCAGGAGGCACTGCGCAACCCCCTGGCGGTGCCGGAGATGCTGGGAGTGTCGTCCGGGGCCGCGCTGGGGGTGGCCGCGCCTCTCGTGCTGACGCTGTCCCTGCCTGCCGCCGTCCAGCCCCTGCTGGCCATCGGCGGGGCCGCGCTCGGCGGCGGGCTGACGCTGCTCGCCGCCGGGCTGGGCCGCAGCCCGTCCGCCGTCCTGCTGACCGGAGCCGCGGTCGCCGCCGCGTTGCAGGCGGCGCTGCTCGTGCTGATGGTCATGGCCGACCAGCTGGACCTCCAACTCATCTACCGCTACCTGCTCGGCTCCCTCTCCGCCCGGACCTGGGACGACATCGCGGGGCTGTGGCCGTGGCTGCTCGTCGCGGTTCCCGCCCTCGTGCTGTGCGCGCCGGTGCTGTCCGTGATGCGGCTGGGGGATGAGGATGCCGAGGCGCTGGGCGTGCGCGCCCAGCGGGCCCGGCTCGCCGCGCTGGCCATCGCCGTGGTGCTGATCGCCCCGGTGACGGCGGTGTGCGGGCCCGTCGCGTGGGTGGGCTTCCTCGCCCCGCATCTGGCCCGGTGGTTCAACCCCGCGGCGGGAGCGGTGCGCTGGCTTCCGTGGTCCGCCGCCTGGGGTGCCGCCGTCGTGACGGTCGCTGATGTCCCGGCCCGGCTGGCGCTGGCGCCCGTGGAGACGCCGGCCGGTGCCTGGACGGCTCTGCTGGGGGTGCCGGCCGGGGTCGCCCTGATGCGGTCGGGCGGCCGCGGCCGGGCGGCCCGGTCCGCGTCTGCCGTGGGCAAGGCGCTGCGCGGCCCACGGACGGCTGTATCCGGCGCGGCGGACGAAGTCCCTCGTGCCGGCGCCTTGGACGAGGCTCGCCGAGAGGAAGCCGGGGCCGGCGGGACCCGCCCGTCTCCTTCCCGGCCGACCGGAAGGGAGGACGCGCGGTGA
- a CDS encoding ABC transporter substrate-binding protein, with the protein MLRSPSRFVRSWITAALVGSVLAGCGSSPDEPASDEAKPAARTEVTVEPIKASTELTDTNGVKVSVQKEPERIVCLFALCDDILTELGIVPTATNSALLSHPGFLGEEKAKEVDVIPGGFIAPEVEAILSHKPDLVIGLGDTHGKLAPALKGATTFWPMQPETWEDSVGYLRDVAALTGRTAEGEKAEKAFRTKLAAAEKTPSDKTALIIYGSDENFGVATPEADVAASLFPKISRYPWKSRGVEGSYSLEEILARNVDVLFVETMSFGDADGKLSEKLAENPLWSKIPAVKNGDVHEVNSEVWAKGRGTRSLGIVLDEATAALR; encoded by the coding sequence ATGCTGCGCTCACCGTCGAGATTCGTCCGCAGTTGGATCACCGCAGCGTTGGTGGGTTCCGTGCTGGCCGGTTGTGGCTCGTCGCCCGACGAGCCCGCGAGTGACGAGGCCAAGCCCGCGGCGAGGACCGAGGTCACCGTCGAACCCATCAAAGCGTCGACGGAGCTGACCGACACGAACGGCGTCAAGGTCTCCGTGCAGAAGGAACCCGAGCGCATCGTCTGCCTGTTCGCGCTGTGCGACGACATCCTGACCGAACTGGGCATCGTCCCGACGGCCACCAACAGCGCGCTGCTCTCCCACCCCGGCTTCCTGGGGGAGGAGAAGGCCAAGGAGGTCGATGTCATCCCCGGGGGATTCATCGCCCCGGAGGTGGAGGCGATCCTCTCCCACAAGCCCGACCTGGTCATCGGGCTGGGGGACACCCACGGCAAGCTCGCCCCGGCCCTGAAGGGTGCCACCACCTTCTGGCCCATGCAGCCCGAGACCTGGGAGGACAGCGTCGGCTACCTGCGCGACGTCGCCGCCCTGACCGGCCGCACCGCCGAAGGCGAGAAGGCCGAGAAGGCCTTCCGCACCAAGCTCGCCGCGGCCGAGAAGACGCCGAGCGACAAGACCGCGCTCATCATCTACGGCAGTGACGAGAACTTCGGCGTCGCCACCCCCGAGGCCGACGTCGCCGCGAGCCTGTTCCCGAAGATCTCCCGGTATCCGTGGAAGTCCCGTGGTGTCGAGGGCAGTTACAGCCTGGAAGAGATCCTCGCCCGGAACGTCGACGTGCTGTTCGTCGAGACGATGAGCTTCGGTGACGCGGACGGCAAGCTCTCGGAGAAGCTGGCCGAGAACCCCCTCTGGAGCAAGATCCCGGCAGTGAAGAACGGCGACGTCCACGAGGTGAACTCAGAGGTGTGGGCCAAGGGACGCGGCACCCGTTCGCTGGGCATCGTCCTCGACGAGGCCACGGCCGCGCTGCGGTGA
- a CDS encoding MFS transporter — translation MNPRNDTSARPRPRWGVFSRPDFRLLWVGETVSGLGNSVTVVALPLIAVVGLGAGSTAVGLLTAAVWLPWLLVGLPVGAWVDRSRKRPLMIACDLAAAAALLSVPAAAWLDALTFRHLVVVALVCGTAAVCFNTAYHSYIRIALDGRDLLEGNAKLQGSAAATQIAGPGVAGLLAQALGAVTALVADAVTFLVSAVCLQRIGAVEPDRAPCAERASLRRQIMAGLRFVGRDPYLRPMVTWGAAINMALMGYQAVQVVFLVRTVGLNPGTVGLLLTSGSAGGVVGALVATRLSRRFGTGRGLLLLQLTTSPFVLLLPMTTAGPGLLLFATGSFLVGVGISVANIVVGTFRQIYCPPHLLGRVVATAMVINHSTIPLGSLLGGVLGDAVGYRPAMWIMTGVVAPCWLILAMSPMRRMRDLPQARTPEQAHAKG, via the coding sequence GTGAACCCGAGAAATGACACCTCTGCCCGGCCCCGACCGCGCTGGGGAGTCTTCAGCCGACCGGATTTCCGCCTGCTCTGGGTGGGCGAAACCGTGAGTGGCCTGGGCAACAGCGTCACCGTGGTGGCCTTGCCGTTGATCGCGGTCGTCGGGCTGGGAGCCGGCTCCACCGCCGTCGGCTTGCTCACGGCGGCGGTGTGGCTGCCGTGGCTGCTCGTGGGTCTCCCGGTGGGGGCATGGGTGGACCGGAGCCGCAAACGACCACTGATGATCGCGTGCGACCTGGCAGCCGCCGCGGCCCTGCTGAGCGTCCCGGCGGCGGCGTGGCTCGACGCGCTGACCTTTCGGCACCTGGTCGTCGTCGCGTTGGTCTGCGGCACGGCGGCGGTGTGTTTCAACACCGCCTACCACTCGTACATCCGCATCGCGCTCGACGGCCGCGACCTCCTGGAGGGCAACGCCAAGTTGCAGGGCAGCGCGGCCGCCACCCAGATCGCCGGACCCGGGGTGGCAGGACTCCTCGCCCAGGCACTCGGCGCGGTCACCGCGCTCGTGGCCGACGCCGTGACGTTCCTGGTCTCCGCTGTCTGCCTGCAGCGGATCGGCGCCGTCGAGCCGGATCGTGCCCCCTGCGCGGAACGCGCCTCGCTGCGGCGGCAGATCATGGCAGGGCTCCGCTTCGTGGGCCGGGACCCGTACCTGCGGCCGATGGTCACGTGGGGCGCTGCGATCAACATGGCGCTGATGGGCTATCAGGCGGTCCAGGTCGTGTTCCTGGTCCGCACCGTCGGGCTGAACCCGGGCACGGTCGGGCTGCTGCTCACCAGCGGCAGCGCCGGCGGCGTCGTCGGTGCGCTGGTGGCCACCCGGCTCAGCCGGCGGTTCGGCACGGGGCGGGGGCTGCTTCTCCTGCAGCTCACCACCTCGCCGTTCGTGCTACTGCTGCCGATGACGACGGCGGGGCCGGGGCTGCTGCTGTTCGCTACGGGATCCTTCCTCGTGGGGGTCGGCATCTCCGTGGCCAACATCGTGGTCGGCACCTTCCGGCAGATCTATTGCCCACCGCACCTGCTCGGCCGGGTCGTGGCGACCGCCATGGTGATCAACCACAGCACCATCCCACTCGGTTCCCTGCTGGGCGGCGTGCTCGGCGATGCCGTCGGGTACCGGCCGGCCATGTGGATCATGACCGGTGTCGTCGCGCCCTGCTGGCTCATCCTCGCCATGAGCCCGATGCGCCGCATGCGTGATCTTCCGCAGGCCCGGACGCCGGAACAGGCGCACGCCAAGGGCTGA
- a CDS encoding HAD family hydrolase has protein sequence MTLINTSDRPFDAVLCDLDNVIRFYDLTRLARLEQLAGLAEGTTTRVAYAPETDLPLLLGKIGKEEWVETIVRGLVGEVSEPQARELGTALAEAPFWADDEVVTMLRRIREHLPLVLVTNATLELESDLESLGLSGLAHHVVSSARVGVAKPDREIYEIAAERAETPIERCLFVDDRLENIEAAVALGMTGLHYREPKDLRKGLALALGD, from the coding sequence ATGACGCTGATCAACACCTCCGACAGGCCGTTCGACGCGGTGCTGTGCGACCTCGACAACGTGATCCGGTTCTACGACCTGACGCGACTGGCGAGACTGGAACAGCTGGCCGGACTGGCCGAGGGGACCACCACGAGGGTCGCCTATGCGCCGGAGACGGACCTGCCGCTGCTCCTCGGGAAGATCGGCAAGGAGGAGTGGGTCGAGACCATCGTGCGCGGTCTCGTCGGTGAGGTTTCGGAGCCTCAGGCCCGTGAGCTGGGAACAGCGCTGGCCGAGGCGCCTTTCTGGGCTGACGACGAGGTGGTCACGATGCTTCGCCGGATACGGGAACACCTGCCGCTCGTCCTGGTGACCAACGCGACCCTGGAGTTGGAGAGCGACCTCGAATCCCTGGGACTGTCCGGCCTCGCACACCATGTCGTCAGCAGCGCCCGGGTCGGAGTGGCCAAGCCCGACCGCGAGATCTACGAAATCGCCGCCGAGCGAGCGGAGACCCCCATCGAGCGATGCCTCTTCGTCGACGACCGGCTGGAGAACATCGAGGCCGCCGTCGCGCTGGGCATGACGGGTCTGCACTACCGCGAGCCAAAGGACCTGCGGAAGGGGCTGGCTCTCGCGCTCGGTGACTGA
- a CDS encoding NAD(P)H-binding protein, protein MILVTGATGHVGSALLRELLACGAGPVRAFTRDASRAAFPEEVEAVEGDFAVAETLKPALGGVRSLFLLSRTGPDADILAAARRAGVEHVVLVSSITVQTHLHLRPAGENLAVERMLEDSGMNWTVLRPTQFASNALMWAGPIRDRVAVRAPYADTGLPTIHPADIASVARAALTEPGHRGRTYALTGPEPVTARQQVEAIAAVLGREVPFIEISRQEARGRMAAVFGEEAADAVLDVTGGDVNDELLAVRDTVSRVTGSPARPFRQWAAENAHRFR, encoded by the coding sequence ATGATCCTCGTGACCGGAGCCACCGGACATGTCGGCAGTGCGCTGCTGAGGGAGTTGCTCGCATGCGGTGCGGGGCCGGTGAGAGCGTTCACGCGTGACGCTTCACGGGCGGCGTTCCCCGAGGAAGTCGAGGCGGTGGAGGGGGACTTCGCGGTGGCGGAGACGTTGAAGCCCGCTCTGGGCGGGGTGCGCTCGCTGTTCCTCCTGTCGCGTACGGGCCCGGACGCGGACATCCTCGCGGCGGCCCGGCGGGCGGGTGTGGAGCACGTGGTGCTGGTGTCGTCCATCACCGTCCAGACCCATCTCCACCTGCGCCCCGCCGGTGAGAACCTGGCGGTCGAGCGGATGCTCGAGGACAGCGGCATGAACTGGACGGTCCTGCGGCCGACGCAGTTCGCCTCGAACGCCTTGATGTGGGCCGGGCCGATCCGCGACCGAGTGGCGGTCCGTGCGCCGTACGCGGACACCGGACTGCCCACGATCCACCCCGCGGATATCGCGTCGGTGGCGCGGGCCGCGCTGACCGAACCGGGCCACCGGGGGCGGACGTACGCCCTGACGGGTCCGGAGCCGGTGACCGCCCGGCAGCAGGTCGAGGCCATCGCGGCAGTGCTCGGGCGGGAAGTCCCGTTCATCGAGATCAGCCGGCAGGAGGCTCGTGGCCGAATGGCCGCGGTCTTCGGGGAGGAGGCCGCGGACGCGGTGCTCGATGTCACGGGCGGAGACGTCAACGACGAACTGCTGGCAGTGCGCGACACGGTCTCGCGGGTCACCGGTTCCCCCGCCAGGCCGTTCCGGCAGTGGGCTGCGGAGAACGCCCACAGGTTCCGCTGA
- a CDS encoding alpha/beta fold hydrolase: MTWTERTVVREGVRISCRDWSGSGPPVVLLHGLAGHAGEWDTLARDLSPRYRIVAVDQRGHGASERRPRDVSRAAYVADAVAVIGQLGMHRPVLAGQSLGGHTALLTASAHPGLLRGLVLVEAGPGRAEPNVPAEIGAMLDAWPTPFPSRRAAVEFFGGGAVGEGWAGGLEERDGGWWPRFDRDVMVEALAENARRSFWDEWAGITCPTLVVLGQSGIVPVHESEAMLQRRPETVALSVPEAGHDVHLERPEVLHQVFREFLEQVGDERRLRPQA, translated from the coding sequence ATGACCTGGACCGAGCGCACCGTGGTACGCGAGGGGGTCCGCATCTCCTGCCGCGACTGGAGCGGGTCGGGGCCCCCGGTCGTGCTGCTGCACGGGCTGGCCGGCCACGCGGGCGAATGGGACACCCTCGCCAGGGACCTCAGCCCCCGCTACCGGATCGTCGCCGTCGACCAGCGCGGGCACGGCGCGAGCGAACGCCGGCCGCGCGATGTCTCGCGCGCCGCGTACGTCGCCGACGCCGTCGCCGTCATCGGACAACTCGGCATGCACCGGCCGGTGCTGGCAGGTCAGTCACTGGGCGGGCACACCGCCCTGCTCACCGCATCGGCGCACCCCGGCCTGCTGCGCGGGCTCGTCCTCGTCGAGGCGGGCCCGGGCCGCGCCGAGCCGAACGTCCCGGCCGAGATCGGCGCGATGCTCGACGCGTGGCCGACGCCGTTCCCCTCGCGCCGCGCCGCCGTGGAGTTCTTCGGGGGCGGTGCGGTCGGCGAAGGCTGGGCGGGCGGACTGGAGGAGCGCGACGGGGGCTGGTGGCCGCGCTTCGACCGTGACGTGATGGTCGAAGCGCTGGCCGAGAACGCCCGGCGTTCCTTCTGGGACGAGTGGGCGGGCATCACCTGCCCGACGCTGGTGGTCCTGGGCCAGTCCGGCATCGTCCCCGTGCACGAGTCGGAGGCCATGCTTCAACGGCGCCCGGAGACAGTGGCCTTGAGCGTCCCCGAGGCTGGGCACGACGTACACCTGGAGCGCCCCGAGGTCCTGCATCAGGTGTTCCGGGAGTTCCTCGAACAGGTCGGCGACGAGCGGCGGTTACGGCCGCAGGCGTAG
- a CDS encoding VOC family protein: MTVQPIPDGYHTVTPWIISRDTAGLIDYLKEAFGAEEIARVVGEDGRIGHAEVRIGDSVVMPFDAPPDWPPTPAFLRLYVEDADAAHRRAVAAGGASVTEVTHLFFGDRIGRVRDPLGNLWWLQTRVEDVSPAEMERRLGDPKWTEAMAYVQGADFFPGAHG; the protein is encoded by the coding sequence ATGACCGTACAACCGATCCCGGACGGCTACCACACCGTCACGCCCTGGATCATCTCGCGCGACACGGCCGGGCTGATCGACTATCTGAAGGAGGCGTTCGGCGCGGAGGAGATCGCGCGGGTCGTCGGGGAGGACGGCCGGATCGGACACGCGGAGGTGCGGATCGGCGACTCGGTCGTCATGCCCTTCGACGCACCGCCGGACTGGCCGCCGACGCCCGCCTTCCTGCGCCTCTACGTCGAGGACGCCGACGCCGCGCACCGCAGGGCCGTCGCGGCCGGCGGCGCCTCGGTGACCGAAGTGACGCATCTCTTCTTCGGCGACCGAATCGGGCGGGTACGCGACCCGCTGGGCAACCTGTGGTGGCTCCAGACGCGAGTGGAGGACGTCAGCCCGGCGGAGATGGAACGCCGCCTCGGCGACCCGAAGTGGACCGAGGCGATGGCGTACGTCCAGGGCGCCGACTTCTTCCCGGGGGCTCACGGGTGA
- a CDS encoding SpoIIE family protein phosphatase: MIGSASARDGGPSGDGPRERVDEAATARAVVDGHGVVTAWNEGARRLLGYRAPEVIGKSGARLLADAAHPHVPDALTGQRRWSGTATLLHRDGHRLTVGLLAHRRESAGDDDWLLVSPATPPEATPQDDAFLRRSFAQAPYSMALYDTGLRLRWANGDMERVMGLSEAEMRGLRVTEIVLDPESERTEEGMRTVLRTGRPQELGAALHLAGHERESVWSVSLVPVRDSGGRLEGVLLSAHDVTEQYLARQRLVLVDDASLRIGSTLDLPRTAQELADVAVPRFADFVTVDLLPSIEGGEDPPQGPPHGPVMMRRVASQSVLEGCPEAVVPHGTVANYPERSTAARCLAEGRPVIEHITPAALADLDRTAPQRAARMRQFGFHSVLAVPMRARGLTLGVATFSRHRRPQRFEQDDLLLGQEITARAAVCIDNARRYTRERDTSLTLQNSLLPRQLPEQAALDVASRYLPASARAGVGGDWFDVVPLSGARVALVVGDVVGHGIQASATMGRLRTAVRTLADVDLPPDELLTHLDDQVNRLAGGGDTTAPLDGDIGATCLYAVYDPVSRHCTVARAGHPVPALVRPDGTVEFLDVPAGPPLGLGGLPFESTELELAEGSLLVLYTDGLVENRGRDIDEGIAAMREVLGRPAQDLEATCDDLLSTLLADRPSDDVALLVARTRALDASHVTTWPVSPDPAAVAEMRKAACRQLSEWGLDEAAFVTELVVSELVTNAIRYGRPPVELRLIYDRTLICEVSDGSTTAPHLRRARTFDEGGRGLLLVAQLTQGWGTRQIPNGKIIWAEQTLPAD; encoded by the coding sequence ATGATCGGATCCGCGTCCGCGCGGGACGGGGGCCCGTCGGGCGACGGGCCGCGGGAACGGGTCGACGAGGCGGCCACGGCCAGGGCCGTCGTCGATGGTCACGGTGTCGTGACCGCGTGGAACGAAGGGGCCCGGAGACTGCTCGGATACCGGGCCCCGGAAGTGATCGGCAAGAGCGGGGCACGGCTGCTCGCGGACGCCGCTCACCCTCACGTACCGGACGCGCTGACCGGCCAGCGAAGGTGGAGCGGGACGGCCACACTGCTGCACCGGGACGGCCACCGGCTCACGGTCGGACTGCTGGCCCACCGCCGGGAGAGCGCCGGAGACGACGACTGGCTCCTGGTCTCCCCGGCGACCCCGCCGGAAGCGACGCCGCAGGACGACGCGTTCCTGCGACGCAGCTTCGCGCAGGCTCCCTACAGCATGGCCCTGTACGACACCGGACTGCGGTTGCGCTGGGCGAACGGGGACATGGAACGTGTGATGGGTTTGTCCGAGGCGGAGATGCGCGGTCTCCGGGTGACGGAGATCGTCCTCGACCCGGAGAGCGAGCGGACCGAGGAGGGCATGCGCACCGTGCTGCGGACCGGTCGTCCTCAGGAGCTCGGAGCCGCGCTGCACCTCGCCGGACATGAGCGGGAGAGCGTGTGGTCGGTCTCCCTGGTACCCGTGCGCGACTCCGGCGGGCGACTTGAAGGCGTCCTGCTGTCGGCGCACGACGTGACGGAGCAGTACCTCGCACGGCAGCGGCTGGTCCTGGTCGACGACGCAAGCCTGCGGATCGGCAGCACTCTGGACCTGCCCCGTACCGCTCAGGAACTCGCCGACGTGGCCGTCCCCCGGTTCGCGGACTTCGTCACGGTCGATCTCCTGCCGTCGATCGAGGGGGGCGAGGACCCGCCGCAGGGCCCTCCGCACGGTCCGGTGATGATGCGCCGGGTCGCCTCCCAGTCGGTACTGGAGGGCTGCCCCGAAGCCGTGGTGCCGCACGGGACGGTGGCGAACTACCCGGAGCGTTCCACAGCGGCACGCTGTCTGGCGGAAGGGCGGCCGGTCATCGAGCACATCACCCCCGCCGCACTGGCGGATCTGGACCGGACAGCCCCGCAACGGGCCGCCCGCATGCGGCAGTTCGGATTCCACTCGGTCCTGGCGGTACCCATGCGCGCACGTGGTCTCACCCTGGGAGTGGCCACCTTCTCCCGCCATCGGCGGCCCCAGCGCTTCGAGCAGGACGACCTGCTGCTGGGCCAGGAGATCACCGCCCGCGCCGCCGTCTGCATCGACAACGCCCGGCGCTACACCCGCGAGCGTGACACCTCCCTCACCCTGCAGAACAGCCTGCTGCCACGACAACTCCCCGAGCAGGCGGCCCTGGACGTCGCCTCCCGCTATCTGCCCGCCAGCGCCCGGGCCGGTGTGGGCGGTGACTGGTTCGACGTCGTACCGCTCTCCGGCGCCCGGGTCGCCCTGGTCGTCGGCGACGTCGTGGGCCACGGCATCCAGGCCTCGGCGACCATGGGGCGGCTGCGCACCGCCGTTCGCACACTGGCGGATGTCGACCTGCCTCCCGACGAGTTGCTGACCCACCTCGACGACCAGGTCAACCGCCTGGCCGGCGGGGGAGACACCACGGCGCCGCTCGACGGCGACATCGGCGCCACCTGTCTGTACGCCGTCTACGACCCCGTCTCCCGGCACTGCACCGTCGCGCGGGCCGGCCACCCCGTGCCCGCTCTGGTGAGGCCCGACGGCACCGTCGAGTTCCTCGACGTCCCGGCAGGGCCACCTCTCGGCCTGGGCGGCCTGCCCTTCGAATCGACCGAGCTGGAGCTCGCCGAGGGCAGCCTTCTCGTCCTGTACACGGACGGGCTCGTGGAGAACCGCGGTCGTGACATCGACGAGGGAATCGCCGCCATGCGCGAGGTGCTGGGGCGGCCGGCACAGGATCTGGAGGCCACGTGTGACGACCTGCTGAGCACCCTCCTCGCGGACCGCCCCTCCGACGACGTGGCGCTCCTCGTGGCGAGGACGCGAGCCCTCGACGCGTCCCACGTGACGACCTGGCCGGTGTCGCCGGACCCCGCCGCGGTCGCCGAGATGCGCAAAGCCGCCTGCCGGCAACTGTCCGAGTGGGGCCTGGACGAGGCCGCGTTCGTCACCGAGCTGGTCGTCAGCGAACTGGTGACCAACGCCATCCGGTACGGCCGCCCTCCCGTCGAGCTCAGGCTGATCTACGACCGCACCCTCATCTGCGAAGTCTCCGACGGCAGCACGACAGCACCCCACCTGCGCCGGGCCCGGACCTTCGACGAAGGCGGACGCGGGCTGCTGCTCGTTGCCCAGCTCACGCAGGGCTGGGGCACCCGTCAGATACCCAACGGCAAGATCATCTGGGCGGAGCAGACACTTCCCGCCGACTGA